A window of the Vigna angularis cultivar LongXiaoDou No.4 chromosome 3, ASM1680809v1, whole genome shotgun sequence genome harbors these coding sequences:
- the LOC108325465 gene encoding protein SPIRRIG isoform X2, with amino-acid sequence MLQNDYDGEVGKNRRLEVEGSVVHIMKALASHPSAAQSLIEDDSLQLLFQMVAKRSLIVFSRYKEGLVPLHSIQLHRHAMQILSLLLVNDYGSTAKYIRKHHLIKVLLLAVKDFDPDCGDAAYTVGIVDLLLKCVELSYRAEAANVRLREDIHNAHGYQFLVQFALTLSNMTKNQGFQSAHSDTFDEQNIASDESQNSREKNSNEQEQSSSEYLSPTLSRLLDVLVCLAQTGPNESPRANVGKGSKSTQNRDGGHSKSRTLSSDWLGDELWEKENDKIKDLEAVQMLQDILLKANSWKLQAEVLNRLFKLFSGHIENYSLCQQLRTVPLLILNMAGFPSHLQEIILKILEYAVTVVNCVPEQELLSLCCLLQQPITSELKQTILSFFVKLLSFDQQYKKVLREVGVLEVMLDDLKQHRILAPDQQTVNSRQLERKNSSNNFQKHMDNKDGIITSPKLMESGSGKFPIFDVEDTIAIAWDCMVSLLKKAEANQASFRSSGGVTVILPFLVSEVHRSGVLRILSCLIIEDTSQAHPDELGTLIEILKSGMVNSASGSQYQLSLDAKCDTMGALWRILGVNNSAQKVFGDATGFSLLLTTLHGFQSDGGDSDQSSLNVYIKVFTYLLRVVTAGVSDNAVNRMKLHTILSSQTFFDLLSESGLLCVEHEKQVIQLMLELALEIVIPPFLASEGLTKSNAIENESSHNLLLTPSGPINPEKERVYNASAVKVLIRSLLLLTPMVQLKLLDLIEKLARAGPFNQESLTSTGCVELLLDTIQPFLSGSSSLLTYALKIVEVLGSYRLSASELRMLIRYVLQMRMKNSGHIIVEMMEKLILMEDTASENISLAPFVEMDMSKIGHAAIHVSLGERSWPPAAGYSFVCWFQFRNFLKSQSKDTDVSKFASSKKRSGSSGLHERHILRIFSVGATNSDTATYAELYLQEDGVLTLATSNSSFLSFSGLELEEGRWHHLAVIHSKPNALAGLFQASFAYVYLNGKLRHTGKLGYSPCPPGKQLQVTIGTSVGNARVSDLAWKLRSCYLFEEVLTPGCICFMYILGRGYRGLFQDTDLLQFVPNQACGGGSMAILDSLDADLTLAANGQRLDSTSKQGDLKADGSGIVWDLERLGNLSLQLSGKKLIFAFDGTTTEFIRSSGSFSMLNLVDPMSAAASPIGGIPRFGRLGGDIYICKQGVIGETISPIGGMELVLALVEAAETRDMLHMALTLLACALHQNPQNLKDMQTYRGYHLLALFLRRKMTLFDMQSLDIFFQIAACEASFSEPKKLETIQTILSPASSLLETGLEDNFLSKFPDENSSVGSPGDMDDFSAQKDSFSHISELENTDVAAETSNCIVLSNADMVEHVLLDWTLWVTASISIQIALLGFLENLVSMHWYRNHNLTILRRINLVQHLLVTLQRGDVEVPVLEKLVVLLGVILEDGFLSSELENVVRFVIMTFDPPGLVPQRPIMRESMGKHVIVRNMLLEMFIDLQVTIRSEELLELWHKLVSSKLITYFLDEAVHPTSMRWVMTLLGVCLTSSPTFAIKFRTGGGYQGLVRVLPSFYDSPDIYYILFCLIFGKPVYPRLPEVRMLDFHALMPNDGSLTELKFVELLDSVIAMAKTTFDRVSMQAMLAHQTGNLSQVGASLVAELVDGNSDMAGELQGEALMHKTYAARLMGGEASAPAAATAVLRFMVDLAKMCPPFTAVCRRAEFLENCIDLYFSCVRAAHAVKMAKELSAVTEEKTLNDCDDTCSSQNTFSSLPLDQDQSIKTSISVGSFPRGQVSSSSDDMTAPPNSMAGEKSPNNITVSELEPNKSVREDIQTAQSLDGDNADQGSVASSSHEFSFHSIKGNLDILQPPDSQSSVSFAALDSPVFSEKSSSKVPHTPASAPVVALASWLGSGSHNEAKSPLTATPSFDSAMSATEFDLSPSQKSSSQGTSSVNAHFVITSKLLLDTDDSGYGGGPCSAGATAVLDFIAEVLSDFVTEQIKASQLIESILESVHLHVDGESVLVFQGLCLSRFMNFLERRLLRDDEEDEKKLDKIRWSSNLDALCSMIVDRVYMGAFPQPSAVMKTLEFLLSMLQLANKDGRIEEAAPSGKRLLSISRGSKQLEAYIQSILKNTNRMILYCFLPSFLVNIGEDDLLLRLGLLNEPRKRVSSISQDESGIDISTVLQLLVAHRRIIFCPSNTDTDLNCCLCVNLISLLRDRRQIVQNISIDVFKYLLVHRRAALEDLLVSRPNQGQQLDVLHGGFDKLLTRSLSEFFEWYQNVEQVVNKVLEQCAGIMWVQYIAGSAKFPGVRIKGMEGRRKKEMARKSREAAKLDLRHWEQVNERRYALDLVRDAMSTELRVVRQDKYGWILHAESEWQCHLQQLVHERGIFPLSKSFFTEEPEWQLCPIEGPYRMRKKLECCKLKIDTIQNILEGQFELEKAEFSRGKIENGPDASDSKPYFQLLTDDSKQNGSDSEQFDEPFFDKLGSVKDGVYDKNEWNDDKASSMNEASLHSALEHGAKSSAISFPIEESTHGRSEMGSPRQSSSMRIDDVKIVDDRSDKELHDNGEYLIRPFLEPFEKIRFKYNCERVMGLDKHDGIFLIGEFCLYVIENFYIDDSGCFCEKECEDELSVIDQALGVKKDFTGSVDFQSKSTLSWNTPVKSLVGGRAWAYSGGAWGKEKVHTSGNLPHPWRMWKFDSVHEILKRDYQLRPVAIEIFSMDGCNDLLVFHKKEREEVFKNLVALNLPRNSMLDTTISGSSKQESNEGGRLFKIMAKSFSKRWQNGEISNFQYLMHLNTLAGRGYSDLTQYPVFPWVLADYESENLDLSNPKTFRRLDKPMGCQTPEGEDEFRKRYESWDDPEVPKFHYGSHYSSAGIVLFYLLRLPPFSTENQKLQGGQFDHADRLFNSIRDTWLSAAGKGNTSDVKELIPEFFYMPEFLENRFNLDLGEKQSGEKVGDVILPPWAKGSTREFISKHREALESDYVSENLHHWMDLIFGYKQRGKAAEESVNVFYHYTYEGSVDIDSVTDPAMKASILAQINHFGQTPKQLFLKPHVKRRTDRKLPPHPLKHSSHLAAHEIRKSSSPITQIVTLHDKILIAGTNNLLKPRTYTKYVAWGFPDRSLRFMSYEQDKLLSTHENLHGGNQIQCVSASHDGQILVTGADDGLVNVWRVSKFGARALRRLKLEKALCGHTAKITCLQVSQPYMLIVSGSDDCTVIIWDLSSMSFVRQLPEFPAPVSAIFVNDLTGEIVTAAGILLAVWSINGDCLALIKTSQLPSDSILSVTSSTFSDWLDTKWYATGHQSGAVKVWQMVHCSNPDSSLSKSGFGGAGVLNLGGKEPEYKLILRKVLKFHKHPVTALHLTTDLKQLLSGDSGGHLLSWTLPEESLRGSLNRG; translated from the exons ATGTTACAAAATGATTATGATGGTGAAGTTGGGAAAAACCGCCGGCTTGAG GTGGAAGGAAGTGTAGTGCATATCATGAAAGCTCTAGCAAGCCATCCATCAGCAGCACAGAGTTTGATAGAGGATGATTCACTTCAGCTTCTTTTTCAAATGGTTGCCAAGAGATCTCTGATTGTTTTCTCTCGTTATAAGGAAGGACTTGTTCCATTGCACAGCATACAACTTCATCGACATGCTATGCAG ATACTTAGTCTTCTTTTGGTAAATGACTATGGAAGCACGGCTAAGTACATCCGCAAGCATCATTTG ATAAAAGTTCTTTTATTGGCTGTGAAAGATTTTGATCCTGATTGTGGAGATGCTGCATATACAGTAGGCATTGTTGATTTGTTACTCAAGTGTGTAGAGTTGTCGTATAGAGctg AGGCTGCTAATGTCAGACTTCGAGAGGATATACATAATGCCCATGGATATCAATTCCTAGTTCAATTTGCACTAACTCTGTCCAACATGACAAAGAATCAGGGATTTCAATCTGCTCATTCAGATACATTTGATGAGCAAAATATTGCTTCAGATGAATCCCAAAATAGCAGAGAAAAAAATTCCAATGAACAAGAACAGTCTTCCAGTGAATATCTTTCGCCCACATTGTCTAGGTTGCTAGATGTCCTTGTTTGTCTAGCTCAAACCGGACCAAATGAGTCTCCACGTGCTAATGTAGGCAAGGGTTCTAAATCTACTCAGAACAGGGATGGTGGTCACAGCAAAAGTCGTACCTTGTCTTCTGATTGGCTTGGTGATGAACTTTGGGAGaaggaaaatgataaaattaaagacCTTGAAGCAGTACAGATGTTACAGGATATTCTCCTCAAAGCTAATAGCTGGAAGTTGCAGGCTGAAGTATTAAATagactttttaaattattttcaggCCACATAGAGAACTATAGCTTGTGTCAGCAATTACGAACTGTTCCACTTTTAATCCTAAATATGGCCGGTTTTCCTTCTCATTTGCAAGAGATAATCTTGAAAATTCTGGAGTATGCTGTGACTGTAGTAAATTGTGTTCCTGAGCAAGAGCTACTTTCACTTTGCTGTTTGTTGCAGCAACCAATAACCTCAGAGCTGAAGCAGacaattctttctttctttgtaaaACTCTTGTCTTTTGACCAACAATACAAGAAAGTTTTGCGAGAAGTTGGTGTTTTGGAAGTTATGCTAGATGATCTGAAGCAACACAGGATTTTGGCTCCTGATCAACAGACTGTTAACTCAAGGCAGTTGGAGAGGAAAAATAGCTCAAACAATTTCCAGAAACATATGGACAATAAGGATGGTATTATTACCTCACCCAAGCTTATGGAATCTGGTTCTGGCAAGTTTCCTATTTTTGATGTAGAGGATACAATTGCTATTGCCTGGGACTGTATGGTGTCTTTATTGAAGAAAGCAGAGGCTAATCAAGCTTCATTCCGCTCATCTGGTGGTGTGACTGTGATATTACCTTTTCTGGTGTCTGAGGTACATCGTTCAGGAGTCCTTAGGATATTGTCATGTCTTATAATTGAAGATACCTCTCAG GCTCATCCTGATGAATTAGGCACGttgattgaaattttgaaaagtggAATGGTTAACAGTGCTTCAGGATCCCAATACCAGCTTTCCCTTGATGCAAAGTGTGACACTATGGGAGCACTATGGCGGATCCTGGGAGTTAATAATTCTGCTCAGAAGGTTTTTGGTGATGCCACTGGTTTTTCCCTTTTACTCACAACTCTACATGGGTTCCAAAGTGATGGAGGGGACTCAGATCAATCTTCATTGAATGTTTACATTAAGGTGTTTACGTATTTGTTGCGTGTTGTAACTGCTGGAGTATCTGACAATGCTGTTAATAGAATGAAGTTGCACACAATTCTATCATCACAAACTTTCTTTGATCTTCTTAGTGAGTCTGGCTTATTGTGCGTGGAGCATGAAAAACAAGTCATCCAGTTGATGTTGGAACTTGCCCTTGAAATTGTTATTCCTCCTTTCTTAGCATCAGAGGGTTTAACAAAATCAAATGCAATTGAGAATGAGTCGTCTCATAATCTTTTATTGACTCCATCAGGCCCAATTAATCCTGAAAAAGAGCGGGTTTACAATGCTAGTGCTGTTAAGGTTCTGATTCGTTCATTATTGTTGCTTACTCCTATGGTGCAGTTAAAACTCTTAGACCTGATTGAAAAGTTAGCCCGTGCTGGTCCCTTTAATCAGGAAAGCCTCACGTCTACAG gCTGTGTGGAACTTTTGCTGGACACAATCCAACCTTTTCTTTCGGGTTCGTCTTCTTTACTCACTTATGCGTTGAAAATTGTGGAAGTCCTTGGTTCTTACAG GCTATCTGCATCTGAACTTCGAATGCTCATTAGATATGTTCTGCAAATGAGGATGAAAAATTCAGGTCATATAATTGTTGAAATGATGGAAAAGTTAATTCTTATGGAAGACACGGCCTCAGAAAATATTTCTCTGGCACCATTTGTGGAGATGGATATGAGCAAGATTGGGCATGCTGCCATTCATGTTTCCTTGGGTGAAAGATCATGGCCTCCAGCTGCTGGTTATTCATTTGTTTGTTGGTTCCAGTTtcgtaattttttaaaatcacaaTCAAAAGACACTGACGTTTCAAAATTTGCATCTTCCAAGAAGCGCTCTGGTTCAAGTGGATTGCATGAGCGACATATCTTAAGGATTTTTTCTGTTGGTGCTACTAACAGTGATACTGCAACGTATGCAGAATTATATCTCCAGGAGGATGGTGTTCTTACCCTTGCAACCAGCAACTCTTCTTTCTTATCATTTTCTGGTTTGGAACTTGAAGAGGGAAGGTGGCATCACCTTGCAGTCATTCACAGCAAACCCAATGCTCTTGCTGGGCTGTTCCAAGCTAGTTTTGCATATGTTTATCTGAATGGAAAGTTAAGACACACTGGGAAATTAGGATATTCACCATGTCCACCTGGTAAACAATTGCAGGTTACTATTGGGACATCAGTTGGAAATGCTAGAGTCAGTGACTTGGCATGGAAACTGCGCTCTTGCTATCTTTTTGAGGAAGTGCTTACCCCAGGATGTATTTGTTTTATGTACATACTTGGTAGAGGATACAGGGGACTATTCCAGGACACAGATCTTCTACAATTTGTACCTAACCAGGCCTGTGGTGGTGGTAGTATGGCCATATTAGATTCTTTAGATGCTGATTTGACTTTGGCTGCTAATGGTCAGAGACTGGATTCTACAAGCAAGCAGGGAGACTTAAAAGCAGATGGAAGTGGAATTGTCTGGGATTTGGAGAGACTTGGAAATCTTTCTTTACAGCTTTCTGGAAAGAAACTTATTTTTGCATTTGATGGAACTACCACGGAATTCATTCGTTCATCCGGTAGCTTTTCAATGCTTAATCTGGTAGATCCCATGTCTGCTGCTGCCTCTCCAATTGGAG GTATTCCACGTTTTGGACGTCTTGGTGGAGATATTTATATCTGTAAGCAAGGTGTGATTGGAGAGACAATCAGCCCTATTGGTGGGATGGAACTTGTTCTTGCTCTTGTTGAAGCAGCAGAAACTAGGGATATGCTGCATATGGCTCTAACTCTCCTTGCATGTGCACTTCATCAAAATCCTCAGAATCTTAAGGACATGCAAACTTATAGGGGATACCATCTACTTGCCCTTTTTCTGCGTCGTAAAATGACATTATTTGACATGCAATCTCTTGATATCTTCTTTCAAATTGCTGCATGTGAAGCTTCTTTTTCTGAACCAAAAAAGTTGGAGACTATTCAGACTATTCTGTCTCCTGCTTCATCGCTGCTGGAAACTGGTCTTGAGGATAATTTTTTGTCAAAGTTTCCAGATGAGAATTCTTCAGTTGGATCTCCTGGGGACATGGATGATTTTTCTGCACAAAAAGATTCATTTAGTCACATTTCAGAGCTGGAAAATACTGATGTTGCTGCTGAAACTTCAAATTGCATTGTCTTATCAAATGCAGACATGGTTGAACATGTTTTATTGGATTGGACATTGTGGGTAACGGCCTCAATTTCAATCCAAATTGCATTACTTGGATTTCTTGAAAATTTAGTGTCCATGCATTGGTACAGAAATCACAATCTTACAATTTTGAGGCGAATTAACCTTGTTCAGCATTTACTAGTGACGTTGCAAAGGGGTGATGTTGAAGTTCCCGTCCTTGAAAAGTTGGTCGTACTGCTTGGGGTCATTTTGGAGGATGGCTTTCTATCTTCTGAGCTTGAAAATGTGGTTAGATTTGTGATTATGACATTTGATCCCCCAGGGTTGGTTCCACAGCGTCCAATTATGAGAGAATCAATGGGTAAACATGTAATTGTCAGAAATATGTTACTAGAGATGTTTATTGATCTACAAGTCACTATTAGATCAGAAGAGTTGCTTGAGCTGTGGCATAAACTTGTTTCCTCTAAGTTAATTACGTATTTTCTTGATGAAGCAGTTCATCCCACTAGTATGAGATGGGTCATGACTCTACTTGGTGTGTGTCTTACTTCCTCTCCAACATTTGCAATTAAATTTCGCACAGGTGGAGGTTATCAAGGTTTAGTTCGGGTGCTTCCCAGTTTCTATGATTCCCCAGACATCTACTATATTCtattttgtttgatatttggCAAGCCAGTTTACCCAAGGTTACCAGAGGTCCGAATGCTGGACTTTCATGCCCTTATGCCAAATGATGGAAGTTTAACAGAACTGAAGTTTGTAGAGTTGTTGGATTCTGTAATTGCCATGGCAAAAACAACTTTTGATAGAGTAAGCATGCAAGCCATGCTTGCCCACCAAACTGGTAATCTTTCCCAGGTTGGTGCAAGCCTTGTGGCTGAACTTGTGGATGGAAATTCAGACATGGCTGGTGAGCTTCAGGGGGAAGCTCTGATGCACAAGACATATGCTGCTCGCCTTATGGGTGGGGAGGCATCAGCCCCTGCTGCTGCAACTGCTGTTCTAAGATTTATGGTTGATCTGGCTAAAATGTGTCCCCCTTTTACTGCTGTTTGTAGACGTGCAGAATTTCTTGAAAACTGCATAGATCtatatttttcttgtgtgaG GGCTGCACATGCTGTTAAAATGGCCAAAGAACTCTCGGCAGTGACAGAAGAGAAAACCTTAAATGACTGTGATGATACATGCAGTTCCCAAAATACATTTTCTAGCTTGCCTCTGGATCAAGACCAGTCTATCAAAACCTCCATCAGTGTTGGAAGTTTTCCTCGAGGACAGGTAAGTTCGAGTTCTGATGATATGACTGCACCACCAAACTCTATGGCTGGTGAGAAATCACCTAATAATATTACTGTCTCTGAGCTGGAGCCAAATAAATCTGTCCGTGAAGACATACAAACTGCTCAGAGCTTGGATGGTGACAATGCTGATCAAGGCTCTGTTGCTTCCAGTTCCCATGAATTCAGCTTTCACAGCATCAAAGGAAATTTGGACATACTCCAACCACCAGATTCCCAGAGTTCGGTCTCCTTTGCTGCGCTGGACTCTCCTGTATTTTCGGAAAAGTCCAGTTCAAAAGTTCCCCATACGCCTGCTTCAGCACCAGTTGTTGCATTGGCATCTTGGCTGGGAAGTGGAAGCCATAATGAAGCTAAGTCTCCCTTGACTGCCACTCCTTCTTTTGACTCTGCCATGTCTGCTACAGAGTTTGATTTATCTCCAAGTCAAAAGTCTAGTTCTCAAGGGACATCTTCTGTGAATGCTCACTTTGTTATTACCTCAAAGCTGCTTTTGGACACAGACGATTCTGGATATGGCGGTGGTCCATGTTCTGCTGGGGCTACTGCTGTGTTGGATTTCATTGCAGAAGTTCTTTCTGATTTTGTGACTGAACAGATCAAAGCATCACAGCTCATAGAGAGCATCCTGGAAAGTGTTCATCTACATGTTGATGGTGAGTCTGTGTTAGTTTTCCAAGGTCTATGCCTTAGTAGGTTTATGAACTTCCTTGAAAGGAGACTGTTAcgtgatgatgaagaagatgagaaaaaattggataaaattcgCTGGTCCTCAAATTTGGATGCTTTGTGCTCGATGATTGTGGACCGGGTATACATGGGTGCTTTCCCTCAGCCTTCAGCAGTAATGAAAACTCTTGAGTTCTTATTATCAATGCTGCAATTGGCAAACAAAGATGGTAGAATTGAAGAAGCTGCTCCTAGTGGAAAGAGGCTCTTATCAATATCAAGAGGAAGTAAGCAATTAGAGGCTTATATCCAATCAATTCTTAAGAACACTAATAGAATgatattatattgttttctCCCGTCATTCTTAGTCAATATAGGGGAAGATGATCTTCTTCTGCGGTTGGGTTTGCTTAATGAACCAAGAAAGAGAGTGTCCTCTATTTCTCAAGATGAATCAGGAATTGACATTAGTACAGTCTTACAATTATTGGTTGCTCATAGAAGAATTATATTCTGTCCCAGCAACACTGATACAGATCTTAATTGCTGTCTATGTGTGAATCTGATATCTCTTCTCCGTGATAGAAGACAAATTGTACAAAATATTTCCATTGATGTGTTCAAGTATCTTCTGGTACATAGGAGAGCCGCTTTAGAAGACTTGCTTGTTTCTAGACCTAATCAAGGGCAGCAACTTGATGTGCTCCATGGTGGTTTTGATAAATTATTGACTAGAAGTTTATCTGAGTTTTTTGAGTGGTATCAAAACGTTGAACAAGTTGTTAATAAGGTATTGGAGCAGTGTGCTGGAATTATGTGGGTGCAGTATATTGCAGGATCGGCAAAGTTTCCAGGAGTTAGAATCAAAGGCATGGAAGGACGTCGTAAGAAAGAAATGGCAAGGAAATCTCGAGAAGCTGCAAAATTGGATTTAAGGCACTGGGAGCAGGTAAATGAGAGAAGATATGCACTGGATTTAGTTCGTGATGCAATGTCCACTGAGTTGAGAGTTGTTAGGCAAGATAAGTATGGATGGATTCTACATGCAGAGAGTGAGTGGCAATGCCATCTACAGCAACTTGTGCATGAACGTGGGATTTTCCCATTAAGTAAATCTTTTTTCACAGAAGAGCCAGAATGGCAGCTTTGTCCCATTGAAGGTCCATACCGAATGAGGAAAAAACTTGAATGCTGCAAACTGAAAATTGATACCATACAGAATATTCTTGAGGGACAGTTTGAGTTAGAGAAAGCAGAATTTTCTAgaggaaaaattgaaaatggtcCTGATGCATCAGACTCAAAACcttattttcaacttttgacTGATGATAGCAAGCAGAATGGTTCTGACAGTGAGCAGTTTGATGAACCTTTCTTTGATAAGTTGGGTAGTGTCAAAGATGGTGTTTATGATAAGAATGAGTGGAATGATGACAAGGCAAGCAGCATGAATGAAGCAAGCCTCCATTCTGCACTTGAGCATGGTGCTAAGTCTAGTGCAATATCTTTCCCAATAGAAGAAAGCACACACGGAAGATCTGAGATGGGTTCTCCAAGGCAATCCTCTTCAATGAGAATTGATGATGTTAAGATTGTCGATGATAGATCTGATAAAGAACTGCACGACAATGGTGAATACTTGATCAGACCTTTTCTGGAACCATTTGAGAAAATCCGATTTAAATACAACTGTGAACGGGTTATGGGTCTTGACAAACATGATGGCATTTTCCTGATAGGTGAATTCTGTTTGTATGTGATTGAAAACTTTTATATTGATGATTCTGGTTGCTTTTGTGAGAAGGAATGTGAAGATGAGCTCTCAGTTATTGATCAGGCTTTGGGTGTCAAGAAAGACTTTACTGGCAGTGTGGATTTTCAATCCAAATCAACTTTGTCATGGAACACACCAGTTAAATCATTGGTTGGGGGAAGAGCATGGGCGTATAGTGGTGGTGCATGGGGTAAGGAGAAAGTACATACCAGTGGAAACTTACCTCATCCTTGGCGCATGTGGAAGTTTGACAGTGTTCATGAGATTTTGAAACGTGATTACCAACTTCGTCCTGTTGCTATTGAAATATTTAGTATGGATGGATGTAATGATCTCTTGGTCTTCcacaaaaaagagagagaagaagttTTTAAAAATCTAGTTGCCTTAAATCTTCCTCGGAATAGCAT GTTGGACACAACTATTTCAGGATCATCAAAACAAGAAAGCAACGAGGGTGGCCGTCTTTTCAAGATAATGgcaaaatcattttctaaaaggtGGCAAAATGGTGAAATAAGTAATTTTCAGTACCTCATGCATCTAAACACCTTGGCAGGACGTGGATATAGTGATCTTACCCAATATCCAGTTTTTCCGTGGGTACTTGCAGATTATGAAAGTGAAAATCTTGATTTGTCCAATCCGAAAACATTTCGCAGGCTTGATAAACCAATGGGTTGCCAGACACCTGAAGGTGAAGATGAGTTCAGAAAAAG ATACGAAAGCTGGGATGATCCGGAGGTCCCGAAGTTTCACTATGGATCTCATTATTCTAGTGCTGGAATTGTCCTATTCTATCTTCTCCGCTTGCCACCATTTAGTACAGAGAATCAAAAACTTCAGGGTGGTCAGTTTGACCATGCTGATCGTCTTTTCAATAGCATAAGGGACACTTGGCTAAGTGCTGCTGGAAAGGGAAACACATCTGATGTGAAGGAATTAATTCCAGAATTTTTCTACATGCCCGAGTTCTTGGAGAATCGGTTCAATCTTGACTTGGGAGAGAAACAATCTGGCGAGAAG GTTGGGGATGTTATCCTACCTCCGTGGGCCAAAGGTAGCACTCGAGAGTTCATCAGTAAGCATAGGGAAGCTCTTGAATCTGATTATGTCTCAGAAAATTTGCATCATTGGATGGACCTCATTTTTGGATATAAGCAAAGAGGGAAG GCTGCCGAGGAATCAGTTAATGTCTTCTATCATTATACATATGAAGGAAGTGTAGACATAGACTCTGTTACAGATCCCGCTATGAAAGCATCCATTTTAGCCCAAATTAATCATTTTGGGCAGACCCCTAAACAATTGTTCCTCAAGCCCCATGTGAAAAGACGTACAGACAGAAAGCTTCCGCCCCATCCCCTTAAACATTCCAGTCATCTTGCTGCACATGAGATTCGCAAAAGCTCTTCCCCTATCACCCAAATCGTCACTCTTCATGATAAAATTCTCATAGCTGGAACTAATAATCTGCTTAAACCAAGAACATATACCAAATATGTTGCCTGGGGTTTTCCTGATCGTAGCTTGAGATTTATGAGCTATGAACAAGATAAGCTTCTTTCAACACATGAAAATTTACATGGAGGTAATCAAATTCAGTGCGTTAGTGCTAGTCATGATGGTCAAATTCTGGTTACTGGTGCTGATGACGGACTGGTTAATGTATGGAGAGTGAGCAAGTTTGGGGCCCGTGCACTTCGACGCTTGAAGTTGGAGAAGGCACTTTGTGGTCACACAGCCAAAATTACATGCCTCCAAGTTAGCCAGCCTTACATGCTTATTGTGAGCGGGTCAGATGATTGCACAGTTATAATATGGGATCTCAGCTCCATGTCATTTGTACGACAGCTCCCAGAATTTCCAGCACCAGTTTCAGCAATTTTTGTGAATGACTTGACTGGAGAGATTGTCACAGCAGCTGGTATTCTTCTGGCTGTTTGGAGCATAAATGGGGATTGCCTCGCACTGATAAAAACTTCACAACTGCCATCTGATTCTATTCTCTCTGTGACAAGCAGTACATTTTCTGATTGGTTGGACACAAAGTGGTATGCTACAGGTCATCAGAGTGGAGCTGTCAAGGTGTGGCAGATGGTTCACTGCTCCAACCCGGATAGCTCCCTTAGCAAATCAGGTTTTGGAGGGGCGGGAGTGTTAAATCTTGGTGGAAAAGAACCGGAATACAAGTTGATTTTGCGCAAAGTACTAAAGTTCCATAAGCATCCTGTTACAGCCCTCCACCTTACGACTGACCTAAAACAGTTACTGAGCGGGGATTCAGGTGGTCATTTGCTTTCCTGGACGTTGCCTGAAGAGAGTCTACGAGGTTCATTAAATCGGGGGTGA